A region from the Clostridium beijerinckii genome encodes:
- a CDS encoding DNA topoisomerase IV subunit B (negatively supercoils closed circular double-stranded DNA), giving the protein MELKNTNTYDVTDLTSLEKLEPVRVRPGMYIGSTGSKGLHHCIWEIIDNSIDEIANGYGNKVTITLNEDKSVTILDNGRGIPTGIHPIKKKSGVEMVFTELHTGGKFDNKNYKTSGGLHGVGSAVVNALSEWLEAEVYQNGNIYRQRFEYAFDKELKRDMPGTAVGSLKIIGKTDKMGTKVTFKPDKEIFSTTDFKFDIIDSRLQELAFQNKGITLELIDKRKGQEITKEYYSENGLLDFINYLNESKTPIHEVPIIFDGERTVGNLQMYGEVCMQFTDSTTEYIASYVNNIPTTEAGTHETGFKTGMTRSFKEWAKKLGLVKEKDKDFEGDDLREGMTAIVRIKITNPIFEGQTKTKLGNNEAYTMMNDLVYTKFSEWIEDNKPLATNLINNALEAAKRRDKIKKINDAEKKKIGKGTAPLAGKVAVCTLKDKTVNEFIVVEGDSAGGSAKQARDRRFQTIMPSKGKIMNTEKQKLENVLASEELKIFNTAVGTGTLDNYKEADLKYDKIIIMSDADVDGYHIRTLWMTYIYRYMKPLIANGHLYLAQPPLYKVYKETKGKTIMKYAYSDEELEKTKKEIGKGALIQRYKGLGEMNPDQLWDTTLNPESRTLLQVNIEDAAKAEKMVSLLMGEIVEPRKKYIYKYGEFN; this is encoded by the coding sequence GTGGAATTAAAAAATACTAATACTTATGATGTGACAGATTTAACATCGCTTGAAAAATTAGAACCTGTAAGAGTAAGACCAGGAATGTATATAGGTTCTACAGGAAGCAAGGGGCTACATCATTGTATATGGGAAATAATTGATAACTCCATAGATGAAATAGCTAATGGATATGGAAATAAGGTGACTATAACTTTAAATGAAGATAAAAGTGTAACAATATTAGATAATGGAAGAGGTATACCTACAGGAATTCATCCAATTAAGAAGAAATCTGGAGTTGAGATGGTATTTACAGAATTACATACAGGGGGGAAGTTTGATAATAAAAATTATAAAACTTCTGGAGGACTTCATGGAGTTGGATCAGCTGTTGTAAATGCCTTATCAGAATGGTTAGAAGCTGAGGTATATCAAAATGGTAATATATATAGACAAAGATTTGAATATGCTTTTGATAAAGAATTAAAAAGAGATATGCCAGGAACAGCAGTTGGAAGCTTAAAGATAATTGGGAAAACAGATAAGATGGGAACAAAAGTTACATTTAAACCAGACAAGGAAATTTTCTCAACAACTGATTTTAAATTTGACATAATAGATAGTAGATTGCAAGAATTAGCATTTCAAAATAAAGGTATAACTTTAGAGTTAATAGATAAGAGAAAAGGACAAGAAATAACTAAGGAATATTATTCTGAAAATGGTCTTTTAGATTTTATTAATTATTTAAATGAAAGTAAAACACCAATTCATGAAGTACCTATAATTTTTGATGGTGAAAGAACAGTCGGAAATCTTCAAATGTATGGAGAAGTTTGCATGCAATTTACAGATTCAACTACTGAATATATTGCAAGTTATGTAAATAACATTCCGACAACTGAAGCAGGAACTCATGAAACAGGGTTTAAAACTGGAATGACAAGGTCTTTTAAAGAATGGGCAAAGAAGCTTGGACTAGTTAAGGAAAAAGATAAGGACTTTGAAGGAGACGACTTAAGAGAAGGTATGACAGCTATTGTAAGAATAAAAATAACAAATCCTATCTTTGAAGGTCAAACTAAAACTAAGCTTGGTAATAATGAAGCGTATACTATGATGAATGATTTAGTTTATACTAAATTTTCTGAATGGATTGAAGATAATAAACCTTTAGCGACAAATCTAATAAATAATGCATTAGAAGCAGCAAAAAGAAGAGATAAAATTAAGAAAATAAATGATGCAGAAAAAAAGAAGATAGGTAAAGGAACTGCACCACTTGCGGGCAAGGTTGCAGTGTGTACATTAAAAGATAAAACTGTAAATGAATTTATAGTTGTGGAAGGAGATTCAGCAGGTGGTTCTGCAAAGCAAGCTAGAGATAGAAGATTTCAAACTATAATGCCTTCTAAAGGTAAAATAATGAATACGGAAAAACAAAAGCTTGAAAATGTATTGGCATCAGAAGAATTGAAAATATTTAATACAGCCGTTGGAACTGGAACATTAGATAACTATAAAGAGGCAGATTTGAAATATGATAAGATAATAATAATGAGTGATGCTGATGTGGATGGATATCATATTAGAACACTTTGGATGACTTATATTTATAGATATATGAAGCCATTAATAGCAAATGGCCATTTGTATTTAGCTCAACCTCCCTTATATAAGGTATATAAAGAAACAAAAGGTAAAACTATAATGAAGTATGCTTATAGTGATGAAGAGCTAGAAAAGACAAAGAAGGAAATAGGAAAAGGTGCATTGATTCAAAGATATAAAGGTCTTGGAGAAATGAATCCAGATCAATTGTGGGATACAACATTAAATCCAGAAAGCAGAACACTTCTTCAAGTTAATATAGAAGATGCAGCAAAAGCTGAAAAGATGGTTTCATTACTTATGGGTGAAATTGTGGAACCTAGAAAGAAATATATTTATAAGTATGGAGAATTTAATTAG
- a CDS encoding DNA topoisomerase IV subunit A produces MAKKNDIPKDNNIIGILLEEAMPENFLPYAIEVAKDRALPDVRDGLKPVHRRILYGAYMLKAFPDRPYFKSARIVGDILGKFHPHGDTSVYEAMVILAQEFSTREPLIEGHGNWGSIDGDGAAAMRYTEARLSPIAMEMLRDIEKDTVDMIPNYSESELEPKVLPSRYPNLLVNGTFGIAVGLATNIPPHNLKEVTDGVLAYIDNNEITTSELMKYIKGPDLPTGGILIGEKSMLSAYETGEGKVAYRAKTSIEKLENGRVGIVITEFPYRKNKAKLLQLISEMTGDKRHAKALESITDIRDESDRNGIRAVIELKKNVDEDIADKVLKYLFKKTDLQSNISFNMVALSNGKPETMSLKAIIKYYVEHQKEVITRRTKKELDTAKKRFHIVEGFIKAIDVLDQIIAIIRSSKSKKDASDNLISKFEFSEAQAQAILELMLYRLTGLEIEIFEKEYATLEKLIKKLEKILSSEKELSKVIKTELKEISDKYGNKRRTAVVKDESESKIDIEELIVVEEVMITISKDGFIKRMPLKNYNRSSSNPEDIEYREGDKLQYLISSNTKDTLLIFTDKGFMYQTKGINIPEMKWKEKGERLDTVIKTINLDNEKIVGAVSLDNFNPSKVFRFITKHGGIKQSSIDKFQTAYTRLQALKLRDDDELINVSIRKLEDESKFLRVKSKLGLEFTLEVQNLEDTSRNILPIQLFNFAQDDEIIEVEDTNEIEYFELSLGITDKNKLKSYGRIKEDSLKVKTNSLKELLLFSNKGYAYKVPVFLMKNVINEEIPVEAFLGKLEKGEKIVSLVSIDSYDEELGVYTFTKKGMVKKTLLKEFEGEYFKQVCHKFKFEDDEVVSAEIDKMKLGYLVMITKKGMGIRFPVENVNTMGKLASGVTGMSLRDEDEVIFGKYHSNYMSSDGNSIILSADKTEVVLTSKSKEKLVIKINDIKLQNRAGRGTNIMMIILDDEIKDVHI; encoded by the coding sequence ATGGCAAAGAAAAATGATATACCTAAAGATAATAATATAATCGGTATTCTTTTAGAAGAAGCAATGCCTGAAAATTTTTTACCATATGCAATAGAAGTTGCAAAAGATAGAGCACTTCCAGACGTTAGAGATGGGCTTAAGCCTGTGCATAGAAGAATTCTATATGGAGCATATATGCTTAAAGCTTTTCCGGATAGACCTTATTTTAAATCTGCTAGAATAGTTGGGGATATTTTAGGTAAGTTTCATCCTCATGGAGATACATCTGTATATGAAGCTATGGTAATTTTAGCTCAAGAATTTTCAACTAGAGAACCTCTTATAGAAGGTCATGGAAATTGGGGCTCAATAGATGGGGATGGAGCAGCGGCAATGAGATATACCGAGGCAAGATTATCACCTATTGCCATGGAAATGTTACGTGATATTGAAAAAGATACTGTAGATATGATTCCCAATTACTCAGAAAGTGAATTAGAACCTAAGGTGCTACCAAGTAGATATCCTAATCTTTTAGTAAATGGTACTTTCGGTATAGCAGTTGGTCTTGCAACTAATATACCACCACATAATTTAAAAGAAGTAACTGATGGAGTGTTGGCTTACATCGATAATAATGAAATAACTACTTCAGAACTTATGAAGTATATAAAAGGGCCAGATTTGCCTACAGGTGGAATTTTAATTGGAGAAAAATCTATGTTGTCAGCGTACGAAACAGGAGAAGGAAAGGTTGCATACAGAGCTAAGACTTCAATTGAAAAATTAGAAAATGGAAGAGTGGGAATAGTAATAACTGAATTTCCGTATAGAAAAAATAAGGCAAAACTTCTTCAGCTAATATCTGAAATGACAGGAGATAAAAGACATGCAAAGGCATTAGAGTCAATAACAGATATTAGAGATGAATCTGATAGAAATGGAATAAGAGCTGTTATTGAATTAAAGAAAAATGTTGATGAAGATATTGCAGATAAGGTATTAAAATATTTATTTAAAAAGACTGATTTACAATCTAATATAAGCTTTAACATGGTTGCACTTTCAAATGGAAAGCCAGAAACTATGAGTTTAAAGGCTATAATAAAATATTATGTAGAGCATCAAAAAGAAGTAATCACTAGAAGAACTAAAAAAGAACTTGATACAGCAAAAAAGAGATTTCACATTGTTGAGGGTTTTATTAAAGCGATAGATGTTTTAGATCAAATTATAGCAATAATTAGAAGTTCAAAATCTAAAAAGGATGCTAGCGATAATTTAATAAGTAAATTTGAATTTTCAGAAGCTCAAGCACAAGCTATATTAGAGCTTATGTTATATAGATTAACAGGACTTGAAATAGAAATATTTGAAAAAGAATATGCAACTCTTGAAAAGTTAATTAAAAAACTTGAAAAGATTTTATCTAGTGAAAAGGAACTCTCAAAAGTAATAAAAACTGAATTGAAAGAAATAAGTGATAAATATGGAAATAAGAGAAGAACTGCAGTTGTAAAAGATGAAAGTGAAAGTAAAATTGATATTGAAGAATTAATTGTAGTAGAAGAAGTGATGATTACAATATCGAAGGATGGTTTCATTAAGAGAATGCCACTAAAGAATTACAATAGATCAAGTTCTAATCCAGAGGATATTGAATATAGAGAAGGGGATAAATTACAATATTTAATAAGCTCCAATACCAAGGATACGTTACTTATATTTACGGATAAAGGATTTATGTATCAAACAAAGGGTATTAATATACCAGAAATGAAGTGGAAGGAAAAAGGAGAGAGATTAGATACAGTAATTAAAACTATAAATCTGGATAATGAGAAGATTGTTGGAGCTGTATCTTTAGATAATTTTAATCCAAGTAAAGTATTTAGATTTATAACTAAGCATGGAGGAATTAAACAAAGTTCAATAGATAAGTTCCAAACTGCATATACTAGACTTCAAGCTTTAAAGCTTAGAGATGATGATGAATTAATAAATGTATCAATAAGAAAATTAGAAGATGAAAGTAAGTTCTTAAGAGTTAAAAGCAAATTAGGTTTAGAGTTTACTCTTGAGGTGCAAAATCTTGAAGATACTTCTAGAAATATATTACCTATTCAATTATTCAATTTTGCACAAGACGATGAAATTATTGAAGTAGAAGATACAAATGAAATTGAATATTTTGAGCTGAGCCTTGGAATTACAGATAAGAATAAGCTTAAATCTTATGGAAGAATTAAAGAAGATTCTTTAAAGGTTAAAACTAATTCACTAAAAGAATTATTACTGTTTAGTAATAAAGGATATGCTTATAAAGTACCAGTATTTTTAATGAAAAATGTGATTAATGAGGAAATCCCAGTAGAAGCATTTTTAGGAAAGCTAGAAAAGGGAGAAAAGATAGTTAGTTTAGTTTCAATTGATTCTTACGATGAAGAGCTTGGAGTATATACTTTTACTAAAAAAGGAATGGTTAAGAAGACATTATTAAAAGAATTTGAAGGGGAGTACTTTAAGCAAGTATGCCATAAATTTAAATTTGAAGATGATGAAGTAGTTTCAGCAGAGATAGATAAAATGAAACTTGGATATTTAGTTATGATTACTAAAAAAGGAATGGGAATAAGATTCCCTGTTGAAAATGTTAATACTATGGGAAAATTAGCTTCAGGTGTTACAGGAATGAGCTTAAGAGATGAAGATGAAGTTATTTTTGGAAAGTATCATAGTAATTACATG